The DNA window acagctaatctaacagctgacccaacagctaatctaacagctaatctaacagctgacccaacagctaatctaacagctgacccaacagctaatctaacagctgacccaacagctaatctaacagctgacccaacagctaatctaacagctgacccaacagctgacccaacagctaatctaacagctaatctaacagctaatctaacagctaacctaacagctaatctaacagctaatctaacagctaatctaacagctggACTAACAGCTGGACTAACAGCTGGACTAACAGCTGGACGGTGAAAGCAGGCCCGCTCATGTAGTGGACCTCTGGGCCACTGGTTCTCCATACCTCCTGGGGCTCCACCACGCAGTAATGGTACAGGTACTGGTTGAGGAAGATGCCCTGGGCCTGCGTCTGGGTCTGGTACTGTGCACACAGCTGTCGGATCTGGTTGTAATAAATGGAGCCGGTGGACTGAGCGGTTGGATTCACCGCGACCAGGTACACGATAGTGGCAATGACCATGAGGAAAGCCAAGATGGCGGCGATGATGATGGTTGCGAGGTAGAACTTTGGTGAGCGAGCAGCATTTTGCCTTGAAACGACCAGCACGAATATGATGAGCACAGCGATGAAAGTGATGGCAGCAATGGCAATGATGAAGCCTTTTCCAGCCTTGGGATCCATCTGTGCTCCTCCGTAGCCATAGCTGCTGCCCCCACCAACGCCTCCTCCATAGCCGCCACCCCCGTAGGACCCCCCGTAGGAGCCCCCGTAGGAGCCCCCGTAGGAGCCCCCGTAGGAGCCGCCGTAACCAGGTAATATGCCGGTCCCACCCCCCAGACCCATGAGGCTCATATCGTAGTCCCAGGCCAGTGTGGAGGCAACGCAGGCAAACACGGCTAcacacatgatgatgatgatgatgcacaaTATCTTCATCACACCGGGAGGAGAGGTCCAGCGGTAGAAGTGAAGCATCTGGTCTCCAGGGTAGTAGGCGAAGGCTGGGTTGGACATGAGCTCGCTGTGcctgtgtctgctgctgtggctgccaAAGAAGAGACGACAGCGCCGAGGTTTAGTCTGAGAACCGTTTTACCCAAGACGCAAACGCTCACGACCTTCTGGCAACGCGTCAGGACGCCGACAGCaaactcacttcctgcttccattCGATTGGTGGTTGTGTCTGTGGCCCGGCATCTTCAACGGCAACTCAAactggggggggaggagagagatcaGCAGCCAGAATAAAGACACGAGCACCTGGACACGCACACGCCGGTGCACGCTGGTGCACACTGGTGCACGCTGGTGCGACAGGAACCAGCCCAGAGGGAGTTTACAGCCAACAGCAGGTGACagacagaacaacaacaacaacaacaatgctgaAAGAGATTCCAGCTG is part of the Takifugu rubripes chromosome 21, fTakRub1.2, whole genome shotgun sequence genome and encodes:
- the LOC115247549 gene encoding occludin-like, translating into MPGHRHNHQSNGSRNHSSRHRHSELMSNPAFAYYPGDQMLHFYRWTSPPGVMKILCIIIIIMCVAVFACVASTLAWDYDMSLMGLGGGTGILPGYGGSYGGSYGGSYGGSYGGSYGGGGYGGGVGGGSSYGYGGAQMDPKAGKGFIIAIAAITFIAVLIIFVLVVSRQNAARSPKFYLATIIIAAILAFLMVIATIVYLVAVNPTAQSTGSIYYNQIRQLCAQYQTQTQAQGIFLNQYLYHYCVVEPQEAIAIVLGFLVFVALIILLVFAVKTRSKIRRWGQERILWEEVKVISDGPRHSVDEWVKTVSGEPDVLLNDPNLTVGGSRDYLDQLDHSRPLYLPGDSDISSSVTAMKSRVKDYESGVESGDDLEDEDFSVAFPPIVDEEERLSYKREFDQDHQEYKSLQAELDNINQVLAELDREMSAHAEGSPQFLDAVDEYSRLKNIKKSSNYLIKKRRCKHLRAKLSHIKRKISEYDHRP